The Gossypium hirsutum isolate 1008001.06 chromosome D02, Gossypium_hirsutum_v2.1, whole genome shotgun sequence region ttttaatctttttgcAAAAGATTCTGGTGACTGTTCTGAGATCGTGTCGGAATTACAGTAGTAAAGTAGACATGAGCTTAGCAATGTGCGATGCAAAGACTCTGTATGAAGCACTGGAAAGTGGGAAAAACATAGATCAGAGGACGATAATTTCGGTTTTGAGCCGAAGGAACAATGGCCAAGTAAGAGCCATACTAAGCTCATACAAGCAACTTTATGGCCATGAATTGAGCAAGTCCTTCAAGAGAAGCAAGTGTGGTCAATTCGGGAAGGAGCTTCAAGTCGTGATCCGATGCATACAACATCCAGAGAAATTTTTCGCAAAACAACTGAGGATGAAAAATGCAGATGGACGAGAGATTTTGATTCGAACGGTGGTTACCAGATCGAGAATCGACATCAAAGGGATAAACAAAGCTTTTGCAACAAAAACAGGCAGCTCTTTAGAAAACCTTGTGGTACGAGAATTCGGCAGCAGTAAGAACAAGAATAACGACATTGTGGTCGGTATCTTGGTCGGGCTAATCAAAGGTGGCTAAAGACACAATTTAGTGGAATATGGTTCAGGATCAAGGCAGATTTGGTGCATAAATGAATTGTCTTGTTTATATGTTTCTAAATTAACAATTCATTGTAATTATCAACAAAGATCCCTGTCCGAACATATCTTTTTGGGTACATATGTAAGAATAAGATAAGAAAAGATATGTAAGAACTGCAATATTTGGTGCATTTACAAAAACGGCTCACTCCGCCATCTGTCtccattaaaaaaaaatctcatcaTTCATAACAGATCGGCATGAAATCCGTGAAGCAGATCAGATTTTGCCATCCCTAATCCTAACTAATTTGCATGCTAATACTTCAGAAAATTATTACTAGGAACAAGAATACCCTTTAAAAACATGTGAAAGCGAAAATGACTGGTTTCACTTTCACTAACTAGGAGCAAAATAGGAATATAGTAGAGcgaaaaatcattttataagtGATTTACTTGTATGTTCCACATCAGGAAAAACATTGGAACAACATACAGTTCAGTTCCCATAATATAGTCGATTGCATTAATGTTGTAACTTGTAAATCTTGACTAAGATCGAAACATCTTTAACAAGCTTTATTCATGGGAACAATTGAAAATTACTCATTACCTGTCGAGGTACTAGAATAACTATCAATAGTCCTCACAAGTTTAGAAGATTG contains the following coding sequences:
- the LOC107948606 gene encoding annexin D2; protein product: MATSFIRTPRQYEQDCHILHSYFSGNFGAISNKEVVRIFVNRDSNALKLVCQTYSHWYGQDLLQFVSNVQRNNSFARIAYLRMVEPYERDAQLLRHSLFGGSLNLNTLIEVACTRPSSELLQIKHCYQTQYKSDLEKDLTMKISGGFKEILVTVLRSCRNYSSKVDMSLAMCDAKTLYEALESGKNIDQRTIISVLSRRNNGQVRAILSSYKQLYGHELSKSFKRSKCGQFGKELQVVIRCIQHPEKFFAKQLRMKNADGREILIRTVVTRSRIDIKGINKAFATKTGSSLENLVVREFGSSKNKNNDIVVGILVGLIKGG